In Eptesicus fuscus isolate TK198812 chromosome 23, DD_ASM_mEF_20220401, whole genome shotgun sequence, one genomic interval encodes:
- the FICD gene encoding protein adenylyltransferase FICD, translating into MTLMPMASVMAVAEPKWVPIWGRLLWVMLLSMALGSLLALLLPLGAVEEQCLALLKGFSLLRGKWDRAQHAVSRCTSPSTELSVTAKDAALLVVKAASSPAARLEAKAALHQALEMKRQGKRKKAHKLFLHALSMDPDSVDALTEFGIFSEEEKDIIQADYLYTRALTISPYHEKALINRDRTLPLVEEIDQRYFSIIDDKVRKVMSIPKGNSALQRIMEETYYHHIYHTVAIEGNTLTLSEIRHILETRYAVPGKSLEEQNEVIGMHAAMKYINTTLVSRMGSVTISDILEIHRRVLGYVDPVEAGRFRTTQVLVGHHIPPHPQDVEKQMQEFIQWLNSEDAMNLHPVEFAALAHYKLVYIHPFIDGNGRTSRLLMNLILMQAGYPPITIRKEQRSEYYHVLEVANEGDVRPFIRFIAKCTETTLDTLLFATTEYPVALPEAKPNHSGFKETLPVKP; encoded by the exons ATGACACTCATGCCGATGGCTTCAGTGATGGCCGTGGCTGAACCAAAATGGGTCCCCATCTGGGGCCGCCTCCTGTGGGTGATGCTGCTGAGCATGGCGCTGGGGTCCCTGCTggccctgctgctgccgctggggGCCGTGGAGGAGCAGTGTTTGGCCTTGCTCAAAGGCTTCTCCCTGCTCAGGGGCAAGTGGGACAGGGCCCAGCATGCCGTCAGCAGGTGTACCAGCCCGTCCACGGAGCTCAGCGTCACCGCCAAGGATGCGGCCCTGCTGGTGGTCAAGGCCGCGTCCTCCCCAG CCGCCAGGTTGGAAGCCAAAGCAGCTCTGCACCAAGCCCTGGAAATGAAACGCCAGGGCAAGCGGAAGAAGGCCCACAAGCTCTTCCTGCACGCCCTGAGCATGGACCCAGACTCGGTGGATGCGCTCACCGAGTTTGGCATCTTCTCAGAAGAGGAGAAGGACATCATCCAGGCAGATTACTTGTACACCAGAGCGTTGACCATCTCGCCCTACCACGAGAAAGCGCTGATCAACCGGGACCGGACGCTGCCGCTGGTGGAGGAGATCGACCAGAGGTACTTCAGCATCATCGACGACAAAGTGAGGAAGGTCATGTCCATCCCCAAGGGCAACTCCGCGCTGCAGAGGATCATGGAGGAAACGTACTACCATCACATCTACCACACGGTTGCCATCGAGGGCAACACCCTCACCCTCTCGGAAATCAGGCACATCCTGGAGACCCGCTACGCTGTGCCGGGGAAAAGCCTGGAGGAGCAGAACGAGGTCATTGGCATGCACGCGGCGATGAAGTACATCAACACGACATTGGTTTCCCGCATGGGGTCCGTCACCATCAGCGACATACTGGAGATCCACAGGCGGGTGCTGGGTTATGTGGATCCCGTGGAAGCCGGCAGGTTTCGGACAACACAGGTCCTTGTGGGACaccacatccctccccaccctcaggaTGTGGAAAAGCAGATGCAGGAGTTCATACAGTGGCTCAACTCCGAGGATGCTATGAATTTGCACCCCGTGGAGTTTGCAGCCTTGGCCCATTATAAACTCGTTTACATCCACCCTTTCATTGACGGCAACGGAAGGACCTCACGCCTGCTGATGAACCTCATCCTAATGCAGGCGGGCTACCCACCCATCACCATCCGCAAGGAGCAGAGATCTGAGTACTACCACGTACTGGAAGTCGCCAATGAAGGCGACGTGAGGCCATTCATTCGCTTCATTGCCAAGTGTACAGAGACCACCCTGGACACCCTGCTCTTTGCCACAACAGAGTACCCAGTGGCACTGCCAGAGGCCAAACCCAATCACTCTGGGTTCAAGGAGACGCTACCTGTGAAACCTTAA